One genomic window of Salmo salar chromosome ssa12, Ssal_v3.1, whole genome shotgun sequence includes the following:
- the LOC106566022 gene encoding synaptotagmin-2 isoform X2 yields the protein MKWNLFKNKPEAMVGPEPTGTGATMTAAPAIAIATTVAEPPGNGTVSKNDMFEEIKSKFMNEIDKIPLPSWAIIAIAVVAALLILTCCFCIIKKCCCKKKKNKKGKKGKDGLNMKNMKGDEDDDDDEGETGLTEEEKEEEEKEEEKLGKLQYSLDYDFQDSKLTVGILQAADLISMDSGGTSDPYVKVFVLPDKKKKFDTKVQKKNLNPVFNESFVFKLPYDELGGKTLVMSVFDYDRFSKHDIIGEVRIPMNTIDLGQPIEEWKDLESADKEEPEKLGDICISLRYVPTAGKLTVCILEAKNLKKMDVGGLSDPYVKIALLQGGKKLKKKKTTVKKNTLNPYYNESFSFEIPMDMMQKILVVVTVFDYDKIGKNDAIGKIFVGSKATGPGLKHWSDMLSNPRRPIAQWHPLQQEEDIDAALAGLNAKK from the exons ATGAagtggaacttattcaagaataaGCCTGAGGCCATGGTTGGTCCAGAGCCCACGGGCACCGGCGCCACTATGACCGCGGCCCCAGCCATCGCCATCGCCACCACCGTGGCTGAACCCCCAGGCAACGGCACAGTTTCCAAGAACGACATGTTCGAAGAGATCAAGAGCAAGTTCATGAATGAGATCGATAAGATCCCAT tacccTCCTGGGCCATCATAGCTATCGCTGTGGTGGCCGCCCTCCTCATCCTCACCTGCTGCTTCTGCATCATCAAGAAGTGCTGctgtaagaagaagaagaacaagaaggGCAAGAAGGGCAAAGATGGCCTCAACATGAAGAACATGAAAGGGGACGAG GACGATGACGATGATGAAGGCGAGACAGGCCTCacggaggaggagaaagaggaggaagagaaagaggaggagaaacttGGCAAGCTGCAGTACTCGCTGGACTATGACTTCCAAGACAGTAAG cTCACAGTGGGAATCCTCCAAGCTGCTGATCTTATCTCCATGGACAGCGGAGGTACCTCTGACCCGTACGTCAAGGTCTTCGTCCTCCCAGACAAGAAGAAGAAGTTTGACACCAAGGTTCAAAAGAAAAACCTGAACCCTGTCTTTAATGAGTCATTTGTTTTTAAG TTACCATATGATGAGCTCGGTGGGAAAACCCTGGTGATGTCAGTCTTTGACTACGACCGATTCTCCAAGCATGACATCATTGGAGAGGTGAGGATCCCCATGAACACCATTGACCTGGGACAGCCCATCGAAGAATGGAAGGACCTGGAGAGTGCAGACAAAGAGGAG CCTGAGAAGCTGGGAGACATCTGTATCTCTCTTCGTTACGTGCCCACCGCTGGCAAACTCACTGTCTGTATCCTGGAGGCAAAGAACCTCAAGAAGATGGACGTGGGTGGACTGTCTG ATCCCTATGTGAAGATCGCGTTGCTGCAGGGAggcaagaaactgaagaagaagaagactacaGTGAAGAAGAACACACTGAATCCGTACTACAACGAGTCCTTCAGCTTTGAGATCCCAATGGACATGATGCAG AAAATTttggtggtggtgacagtgtttgatTATGACAAGATTGGCAAGAATGACGCCATTGGGAAGATATTTGTGGGCAGCAAGGCGACGGGCCCTGGTCTGAAGCATTGGTCTGACATGCTCTCTAACCCCAGGCGTCCCATTGCCCAGTGGCACCCACTACAAcaggaggaggatatagatgcGGCACTGGCAGGTTTAAATGCAAAAAAGTAA
- the LOC106566022 gene encoding synaptotagmin-2 isoform X1, whose product MKWNLFKNKPEAMVGPEPTGTGATMTAAPAIAIATTVAEPPGNGTVSKNDMFEEIKSKFMNEIDKIPLPSWAIIAIAVVAALLILTCCFCIIKKCCCKKKKNKKGKKGKDGLNMKNMKGDEKQDDDDDEGETGLTEEEKEEEEKEEEKLGKLQYSLDYDFQDSKLTVGILQAADLISMDSGGTSDPYVKVFVLPDKKKKFDTKVQKKNLNPVFNESFVFKLPYDELGGKTLVMSVFDYDRFSKHDIIGEVRIPMNTIDLGQPIEEWKDLESADKEEPEKLGDICISLRYVPTAGKLTVCILEAKNLKKMDVGGLSDPYVKIALLQGGKKLKKKKTTVKKNTLNPYYNESFSFEIPMDMMQKILVVVTVFDYDKIGKNDAIGKIFVGSKATGPGLKHWSDMLSNPRRPIAQWHPLQQEEDIDAALAGLNAKK is encoded by the exons ATGAagtggaacttattcaagaataaGCCTGAGGCCATGGTTGGTCCAGAGCCCACGGGCACCGGCGCCACTATGACCGCGGCCCCAGCCATCGCCATCGCCACCACCGTGGCTGAACCCCCAGGCAACGGCACAGTTTCCAAGAACGACATGTTCGAAGAGATCAAGAGCAAGTTCATGAATGAGATCGATAAGATCCCAT tacccTCCTGGGCCATCATAGCTATCGCTGTGGTGGCCGCCCTCCTCATCCTCACCTGCTGCTTCTGCATCATCAAGAAGTGCTGctgtaagaagaagaagaacaagaaggGCAAGAAGGGCAAAGATGGCCTCAACATGAAGAACATGAAAGGGGACGAG AAACAGGACGATGACGATGATGAAGGCGAGACAGGCCTCacggaggaggagaaagaggaggaagagaaagaggaggagaaacttGGCAAGCTGCAGTACTCGCTGGACTATGACTTCCAAGACAGTAAG cTCACAGTGGGAATCCTCCAAGCTGCTGATCTTATCTCCATGGACAGCGGAGGTACCTCTGACCCGTACGTCAAGGTCTTCGTCCTCCCAGACAAGAAGAAGAAGTTTGACACCAAGGTTCAAAAGAAAAACCTGAACCCTGTCTTTAATGAGTCATTTGTTTTTAAG TTACCATATGATGAGCTCGGTGGGAAAACCCTGGTGATGTCAGTCTTTGACTACGACCGATTCTCCAAGCATGACATCATTGGAGAGGTGAGGATCCCCATGAACACCATTGACCTGGGACAGCCCATCGAAGAATGGAAGGACCTGGAGAGTGCAGACAAAGAGGAG CCTGAGAAGCTGGGAGACATCTGTATCTCTCTTCGTTACGTGCCCACCGCTGGCAAACTCACTGTCTGTATCCTGGAGGCAAAGAACCTCAAGAAGATGGACGTGGGTGGACTGTCTG ATCCCTATGTGAAGATCGCGTTGCTGCAGGGAggcaagaaactgaagaagaagaagactacaGTGAAGAAGAACACACTGAATCCGTACTACAACGAGTCCTTCAGCTTTGAGATCCCAATGGACATGATGCAG AAAATTttggtggtggtgacagtgtttgatTATGACAAGATTGGCAAGAATGACGCCATTGGGAAGATATTTGTGGGCAGCAAGGCGACGGGCCCTGGTCTGAAGCATTGGTCTGACATGCTCTCTAACCCCAGGCGTCCCATTGCCCAGTGGCACCCACTACAAcaggaggaggatatagatgcGGCACTGGCAGGTTTAAATGCAAAAAAGTAA